In Bernardetia litoralis DSM 6794, the genomic window CATCAAGATTTTGGAAAACCAGAAGCAGAAACTGATTTATCAGAAATTTATCCTACTTCCAATGAAATAAAACATGCAATTTCGAATCTTGAAAAATGGATGAAAGACGAATCTGTAAGTACTCCAGTTGCTCTTTTAGGTTCAAAATCATATATTCGTTATGAAGCAAAAGGTGTTTGTTTAGTTATTGCTCCTTGGAATTATCCAGTCAATTTGATTCTAATTCCTCTTATTTCAGCTATTGCAGCAGGAAATTGTGTTATTTTGAAACCTTCAGAATATACGCCAAATACCAATGAAATTATGGCACAACTTATCAAAGAAGTGTTTACTGAAAATGAAGTCGCATTTGTAGAAGGCGAAGTAGAAGTTTCTAAATATTTATTAGAAAAACCATTTGACCATATTTTCTTTACAGGAAGTACAGCCGTTGGAAAAATTGTAATGAAAGCAGCAGCCGAAAACTTAACTTCTGTAACACTTGAGCTTGGTGGAAAATCGCCAGTTATTGTTGATGAAACTGCAAATCTAAAAGAAGCTGCCAAGAAAATTGTTTGGGGTAAATTTTTGAATGCAGGACAAACTTGTATTGCTCCTGATTATGTGTTGGTTCACGAAGATATTGAACACGAGCTTATCCAACAAATGCTCAAATATTTAAGTGAGTTTTATGGACAAACTTCTGGTGAGCGTTTGGATTCTCCAGATTATGCACGAATTATCAATGAAAAACAGTACAAATCATTAGTTGAACTTATCGGAAAAGCAAAAGGGCAAGGCGCAGTTGTTCATACTGGAGGAACGGTTGTAGCAGAACAGCGTTATATTGCTCCAACGATTATGTCAGAAGTTCCTTTGGACTCAGAAGTGATGCAACAAGAAATTTTTGGCCCTATTATGCCAGTTATTCGTTTCAAATATTTGAATGATGCACTAGATTTAATCAATAAAAAAGATAAACCTTTGGCTTTATATCTTTTCTCACAAGACCGTAAGACGATTGATACTGTTTTGGCTTCTACATCTTCAGGGGGAGTTTGTATCAATGATACAGTAATTCATTATTTCCAACATAATTTGCCTTTTGGTGGTGTAAATCATAGTGGAATTGGAAAAGCACACGGTATTTTTGGCTTCAAAACATTCTCCAATGAGCGTGCTGTTTTAGAACAACCAACTCGTTTTAGTGCGCCTCAACTTATGTATCCTCCTTACAAATCAGAGGTACAATCACTTATTGATTTTACTGTCAAATGGATTTAAAGTCGTTTTGAAGTTGTTGGTGGGGACATCAAAACGGCAGATTTATTTTTTATTAAAAATACCTATTCTTTTTATTTTTGGAAGGAATAGGTTTTTTTGTATATTTAAAAACTAAATTTAAAACATTCATTTATTTTTATTTAAAAACATGGAACAAAGCGAATCTATAAGAGAACTTACGCAAAGTATTGAAAAGGGAACAATTTCTTTACCAGAATTTCAAAGAGATTTTGTTTGGGATATTACTAAAACTTACGATTTATTTGATTCAATTATCAGAGGTATTTTTATTGGAGCTATAATATATGGAAAACCTTCTTTTGAAATTGCAGTAAGAGAAGTAGATGATAGACCAAGAAAAGGACAAGGAAAAAATCGGAAGTTAAAAATAGACAAATTTACTCGTGAGGAGATTGCAAACAAAGTAAAAGTAAATAATTATAGAATTGTTTTAGATGGACAACAAAGAGCTACTTCTTTATTTAGAGCTTTCAAAGGAATAGATGAAGTATGGTTTATAGCAAAGAATGAATCAGACTACGACTATAACGAAATTTTAGATAAAAATCTTTCAGAGCAAACTTTAGAAGAGATAATATACGAAATAAGTGGCAATGAAGATAAGGAACGTATTTCTATTAAGTTGAGTGATGTATATGATATAATGCAACAGAATTGGAGAGAATCAAAGATAGAAAAGGAAATATTCAAAAAACAAACTTATAATGGTGATGATGATGAAGGATATGACTATAATCTTGAAAAATATTTAACAATTTGTGATAAATTACAAGATATTTTCAAAGAAAGTAAATTATTAAATTACTATCTCTTAGATATGGATGTGGATAAATTTGCATTATTTTTTGAGAGAAGTAATAGCAAGGGTGTAAGTTTAAAGTTTACAGATATTCTAGCAGCTAAGTTATATGCAGGTAATTTCAATCTAAGAGATAAAGTTGATGAATTTAAGGATAATAATACTGCTTTTGCAAATAATTTTAATCAAGAAATTATAGTAAGAACTTTGGCTTATATTATCGGAGATGGAAGAGAGAAAATAGACAAATCGTATATTCTTAAAAAATTAAATCATGAACATTTTACAGAATATTGGGACAAAATATGTACTTGGTATAAAGAAACTCTAAATTTTTTATTTGATAATTCTTATATTGTTTCACAAAGTTGGATGCCTTACGAAAATATGATTATTCCTTTAATCATATTTAGATGGGAGTTAGGTAGAGACTTTTCTCAGATGAATGAAAAACATAGTGAGTTTATACAGTATTGGTACTGGTCTTCTATTTTTTCACAGCGTTATACAGGCTCATCCAACGAAATGATAATTAAAGATGCTAATTATTTAAGAAAAGTAGCTAAAGGCGAGAGAATATTAGAAAAAGCCTATTTTAATCGTTTAGCTAGGCTTCAAATTAATACCAAAGATGATTTTTATGATTATAATAGAAAAGCAAGTGCATTATACAAGGGAATTCTGAACCTAGTTAATTTTCAATCAAAAGGGTTAGTAAGTTGGGAAAATAATAATAAATTGAACTTTAACGATAACAGATTAGAAGATCATCATATTTTTCCTAAAAATTATATTAAAAAAAGATTCAAAGATGATTTAGAAGCTCAAGATAAAATGTCATCTGCTATAAACAGAACACTAATTCCAAAAATATCTAATATTCTAATTTCAGATAAAGCACCTTCTAAATATTTAAAAGAAATAGAACTGAAGAACTCTTCTTTAAGAGAAAGTCTAAATAAACATCTTATACCATTAGAAATAATGGAAATGGATGAACTTTTTTTCGAAATTCTTGATGAAAGAGCTACAAAACTCTTCGACATAATTCAGAATATATTAGTAGATAAACAAGCTTATATTTTACAAAATCATTATAAAGAAAGAGAACATCAAAAAGGATATATAGAAATATTTGCTACTTATCAAAATCAAGAGATACAAGCACATTTGGACTTGGAAACAGAAAAAGTAATATATAAAAATGAACATTACTCTCCCTCTGGTGCAGCATCTAAAGTAAAAGAAGAAGTCTCAGGAAAAGCAACCTCAACAAGTGGATGGCATTTTTGGAAATATAAAGATGAGGAAGATGAAGTGAAATTAATTAAAGAGTTAAAAGAATAATATACAAAAACCTATTCTTTTTATTTTTGGAAGGAATAGGTTTCTTCTTCGTAAATTGCTAAAAAATGAATACTACTAAAATAATAGTTTTTGATTTATACAATACTCTAATTAAAATAAAAGAATCTACTAATTTTTTCTTGAAATTATTTAGAAGCTCAAAAAATGGTTTTGATTTGGAAATATCAGCATATTTAAGACTTGTTATGACTGTAAATATTGATGAATTGCTAGATATTTTGCCTCAAGAATTTGCAACTTTGTATAAAAAAAATATAAATGAGCTTGAAAAAGAATTAGATTCAATATTTATCTATGATGAAATTTTTGATGTATTAGAGGATTTAAAAAAAGATTTTCGTCTTTTCTTAATTTCAAATTTAGCATCACCTTATAAAAAACCTGTCTTTAAACTTGGTTTAGACAATTATTTTGAAGAAATGATATTTTCTTGTGATTATGGGTATTTAAAACCTAATGACGAAATATTTGAGGAAATAGAAAAAATTACTACAAAAAAGTCAAATGAAATATTGATGGTTGGAGATTCTCTTAAATCAGATATAGTAGGAGCAAGAAATATGAAATGGAATTATTTAAGAATAAAAAGAAGTGGTAATATTTTAGAAAATTATGAAATAAAGAGTTTAAAAGAAATGAGAAAATTTATCTAATTTTACTTTTCATCATAAAAATAAATCAAAATTTATCTTATTCCGATGCTACAAAAAATATTCTATTTAATAATCTCAATAGCTTTCTTATTTGCTTGTACATCAAATACAGAAACGAAAGAAACTGCATCTACTCCAAATGAAAAAACTCCAAATTATGATAATCAAATTGATACTTTAGCAACTCGGTATCTTGATTTAGGACGTTTTAGTGGAACAATTCTGATTGCTCAAGATGATTCTATTGTTTTCAATAAAAGCTATGGTTTGGCTGATTATATTACCATAAAAGAATTTACAGATAGCACAGCTTTCAAAATTGGTCATCTTTCGGAGATTTTTACAGAAGCAATTATTAGAGATTTAATAAGTCAGAATTTAATACAATTAGATGAAAAAGTATCAACTTATATTCCTCAAATAAAACAAAATTTTACAATAGAACAACTATTAAATCATCAAACAAAACTTCAAACGATTGCTCAAATACAAGAAGAAAACCCAAATAAACCTTACTCTTTATTGGAATATATTAGTTTGTCAAATAACAAAGATGATAAAATAATAGAAAATCAATCTGAATTAGATTATAATATTTTAGGAATTATTATTGAAAAAATTACAACTAAATCTTTTTCAGAAGTATTAGAAAATTATGCCCAAAAATGGAATTTAGAAAATACCTATTTTCATAAAACAGACACAACTCATCTTGCAATCGGTTATTTATTTTTTAATCATCGCAATCAAGGTTTGAAATTAAAACCTTCGCCAAAATATCAAGATAGTATGGCTTTTAGTAGCAGAGGAATAAAATCAACTACACAAGATATTTTTAAATTTACTCAGCAACTTTCCGATAAAAATATAAATAAAGAAGGTTTTTTGATAAATGATGGCTTTAGTTATTCTATCAAAAAAGACAATGATAAAAAACAAACAGTACTTATTTTGAGTAATCGCAAACATCCAATTGCTAGAGAAATGTCTGAAAGTATTGATAAAATATTGAATGATAAAGAATATGAACTGCCTTTACTTCGTCAAGAAATAGCAATCAATCCAAGTTTATTGAAAGAATATGAAGGAACTTATTCAATGAATGAAGATACAAAGCTGACTTTTGTAGCTGAAAAAGATAGTTTATTTTTTATAATGGGAGAAAACAAAATTAAACTAAAGCCACAATCTGAAAATCAGTTTTTTATGTTTGAAAATGATTCTTCTATTCGTTTTGAAAGAGATTCTACTGATAAAATTTCTAAAGCTATTTTATTAGATGGTTTTTTAGAAGGGAAGACGGCTTTGAAAATTGAGGAATAAGACGAACTAGATATTTATTATATTAAAAGGACTTTTTTTGCTATTCAAATGCTTCAATTGAGTAAACAGTTTGTTCTAAAAATTTATCTAGTAAACTTCTTTCCTCCAAAACTATCTCTACTGTTCCATATATTTCACTTTTTGAATTCAAATCTACTATAACATTTCTACTTGTTTGTAAGCCATTATTTAATTTTAATTGTACAGAATATTTATTCTCCTGTGGAGCAAGACTAATTTGTTGTATCTCTGCATTTATCCAACCATAACGTGCAAAGGGATAGGCTTCTAGTTTTATTTTTGCTTTATTTGGGTTTTCTTCCACCTTTAATTTTGAAATATACTTTGAATCTACTTTTGTGTAAGCATAAATAGCATTTTTTTGAGGAATAATAGAAATAATTTCTTTATCAATACTAACAGATTGGTATAAATTTAAAGGATTAAAAAAACTAATTTTTCCTTCTATTGGACTAATAATAAGATAAGTTGTTTTCCAATCTTCCAGCATTTTTTTTAGTGTCGCAAAGCTAGTTCTTAATTGTTGTTTGTACTTAAATGCCTGTTCTTGATAAGCAATTGAAACTTCTACCAGTTGCTGATTGAGCTGACTAACTCGCATTTGAGCATTTAGATTAGCTTCTTTATTTTGCAAAAAGCTGCTTTCTTTATTTAGAAACGCACTTTTTGTTTGTAAAAACTCTTGTTTTGCAATTGCATCACTTTTATACAATAATGAATCAGTAATATATTTTTGTTTATTCAATTCATAATCTCTCTTTTGAAGGTCATATTTTTCTTGTAAAATAATACTCAATGAATTTTGAATTTCTATTTCCGAGCGAATAGCAGACTGTTTTTGAGCATGAGAATTTGTATTTAAAAATAACTGAAAGTCTAAAATATTATTTTTTAATTGTTCGTAATCTAATTGTAGATTTCCTAGATTAGTAAAAATAGGAATTTCATTTTTTTCAAAAAAATCTACTTCTTCAAAGCTAGAGTTTTGAGAAGAAAGTGTATCTAAATACTGCTCTAATTTTTGAGCTTCTTTCCAATTTGTTGTGCTTTCCAAAACTAATAAAAGTTCATTTTCTTTTACATTTTGGTTATGTGTAGTATTTATCAAAACAATACGGCTGTTTATTTTTGGAAATAAACTTGCCTTTGCTTGATTTGCATAAATCGTGACTTCTGAAGTCGATAATTCAGGATAACGTATAAAATAAGAAACCAAAAACATAAGTAATAAAACACTAGAGATAATTGTAATTCCTGAACGCATAAAAAATCCTTGTGGACTTGTCAATAATTCTTGTGTTTCCTCTGAATAAGAGTGGAAAATTGTTTCGATTTCTGTGGTATTTTTCATTATAATCATCTGATTTACGACAGTTTGGAAGTTGTCAGCTACTAAGAAACTAATTCTTCTTGATTTATTTGGATTTCTTCTTCCATTTCATTCGCCAAATGTACCATAAAATAATTCAAATCTGAAACAGTATATTTTTCTGGTAAAAGATAACCATTGAGAATAAAAGCAGGAGTAAAACTAATCTCTTGCTGATTTATCCAAGCATAATGATGCGAAATAATATGTTCTTTTTCCACCTCAGAATAAGATGTTGGAAGCTTTGATAAAAGTTCTGAAATCTGTTTGTAATCTTCACTTGTTTGGTTCGCTGTAAGATGGCAAGTTGTCATTTTGAAATAAGAACCAAAATTTTCTCTTAGTTTTTGTAAATCTTTTTTAGCACTTATACAAGGTGGACACGTGGGGCGACTAATAACAACCAAAGAAACAGGATTTTCATCACTAGCTGTGTTTCCCTCAACAAAATGTGTAGGAACTTCACTAACATCTATTCTTTTAGACTGATAAAGCAAGGTTTTGAAAACCTCAAAGTCATATTTGAAAGAATGTAAATTTTTCATTTCATTTTTATAAGAATTGTATTTAGTAAGAATAGGCTTCAAGATATTCCAAACAAAAACAGGTAACAAAAATGAAAAAATAGCTATTGCAAAGGGAGAAAGTAAAGGAGAAATGGTAATTTCGGCTAAATCATTTTGAGAAATAAATAAATACATTCCACCCAAAACAGATTCAATAAATAATACTGCCATTACAGAAACACAAAGCGAACACCATTTTTTGAGAATAAACTTTTGATAATATAAAGAAGTAATAACTGCAAAAATCCCCAAAACTGAAAACAAACTTTGCAGCATAAAAGCAAGAAAATCATTTTGAAACTTACTGATAACTAAAAATAAAAACGCTCCAAAGAAATAATAAATACCCAATTCTGAAAAGGTAAACCATTTTTTGAGTGATTCAATTTTACTTTTTTCGGTTGTATTTGTATCAGCACAAGAAGATTTTCCTAATGCTTTACAAGCTTTTTTGAAAATAACATTCTCTTTAAAAATTTCTCCAGAAAGCAAAATAGCACTAATAATGAATCCTACACTATGAAGAACATAAAAGGAAATTTCAAAAATAGACTTTACATTGTTAGTGCTAGTTTCAGAAAACGATTTTCCAATCAGAAACAAAAAAGAAATTCCTACCAAAACTTGAATAATCGTTTTTACAGAATCAAAAATACTTTGTTTTTTCTCTGCTTTTTTATGAGCTAGATAATTTGATTCTGCTGCATTTTCATTTTTATCTAATAAAAGTGTGTAGCCTGTCCAAGATTTTTCAAAGTCTTCTATTTGTATTATTTCTTTTTCAGCTTTCACATTAATCAAGGCTACTTCATTTTCTCTTACTTCTTCTAAAATAGAATAATCATTATGTGTTTTTCCATTTTCATCTTTTTGAGAAGCCAAGACAAGAGCAGGCAAAGGGATTTCTGATAATTCTTCTCTTCCAATCTGAACAGCTAAAGATT contains:
- a CDS encoding serine hydrolase domain-containing protein, whose translation is MLQKIFYLIISIAFLFACTSNTETKETASTPNEKTPNYDNQIDTLATRYLDLGRFSGTILIAQDDSIVFNKSYGLADYITIKEFTDSTAFKIGHLSEIFTEAIIRDLISQNLIQLDEKVSTYIPQIKQNFTIEQLLNHQTKLQTIAQIQEENPNKPYSLLEYISLSNNKDDKIIENQSELDYNILGIIIEKITTKSFSEVLENYAQKWNLENTYFHKTDTTHLAIGYLFFNHRNQGLKLKPSPKYQDSMAFSSRGIKSTTQDIFKFTQQLSDKNINKEGFLINDGFSYSIKKDNDKKQTVLILSNRKHPIAREMSESIDKILNDKEYELPLLRQEIAINPSLLKEYEGTYSMNEDTKLTFVAEKDSLFFIMGENKIKLKPQSENQFFMFENDSSIRFERDSTDKISKAILLDGFLEGKTALKIEE
- a CDS encoding aldehyde dehydrogenase family protein; this encodes MSEIQAESVSLSDTETNFKTQIDEIFEAQQNNRWAVAKTTTKERIEKLKRLQDALHNYRSAFHHSLHQDFGKPEAETDLSEIYPTSNEIKHAISNLEKWMKDESVSTPVALLGSKSYIRYEAKGVCLVIAPWNYPVNLILIPLISAIAAGNCVILKPSEYTPNTNEIMAQLIKEVFTENEVAFVEGEVEVSKYLLEKPFDHIFFTGSTAVGKIVMKAAAENLTSVTLELGGKSPVIVDETANLKEAAKKIVWGKFLNAGQTCIAPDYVLVHEDIEHELIQQMLKYLSEFYGQTSGERLDSPDYARIINEKQYKSLVELIGKAKGQGAVVHTGGTVVAEQRYIAPTIMSEVPLDSEVMQQEIFGPIMPVIRFKYLNDALDLINKKDKPLALYLFSQDRKTIDTVLASTSSGGVCINDTVIHYFQHNLPFGGVNHSGIGKAHGIFGFKTFSNERAVLEQPTRFSAPQLMYPPYKSEVQSLIDFTVKWI
- a CDS encoding HAD family hydrolase translates to MNTTKIIVFDLYNTLIKIKESTNFFLKLFRSSKNGFDLEISAYLRLVMTVNIDELLDILPQEFATLYKKNINELEKELDSIFIYDEIFDVLEDLKKDFRLFLISNLASPYKKPVFKLGLDNYFEEMIFSCDYGYLKPNDEIFEEIEKITTKKSNEILMVGDSLKSDIVGARNMKWNYLRIKRSGNILENYEIKSLKEMRKFI
- a CDS encoding HlyD family efflux transporter periplasmic adaptor subunit, with the protein product MKNTTEIETIFHSYSEETQELLTSPQGFFMRSGITIISSVLLLMFLVSYFIRYPELSTSEVTIYANQAKASLFPKINSRIVLINTTHNQNVKENELLLVLESTTNWKEAQKLEQYLDTLSSQNSSFEEVDFFEKNEIPIFTNLGNLQLDYEQLKNNILDFQLFLNTNSHAQKQSAIRSEIEIQNSLSIILQEKYDLQKRDYELNKQKYITDSLLYKSDAIAKQEFLQTKSAFLNKESSFLQNKEANLNAQMRVSQLNQQLVEVSIAYQEQAFKYKQQLRTSFATLKKMLEDWKTTYLIISPIEGKISFFNPLNLYQSVSIDKEIISIIPQKNAIYAYTKVDSKYISKLKVEENPNKAKIKLEAYPFARYGWINAEIQQISLAPQENKYSVQLKLNNGLQTSRNVIVDLNSKSEIYGTVEIVLEERSLLDKFLEQTVYSIEAFE
- a CDS encoding GmrSD restriction endonuclease domain-containing protein, translating into MEQSESIRELTQSIEKGTISLPEFQRDFVWDITKTYDLFDSIIRGIFIGAIIYGKPSFEIAVREVDDRPRKGQGKNRKLKIDKFTREEIANKVKVNNYRIVLDGQQRATSLFRAFKGIDEVWFIAKNESDYDYNEILDKNLSEQTLEEIIYEISGNEDKERISIKLSDVYDIMQQNWRESKIEKEIFKKQTYNGDDDEGYDYNLEKYLTICDKLQDIFKESKLLNYYLLDMDVDKFALFFERSNSKGVSLKFTDILAAKLYAGNFNLRDKVDEFKDNNTAFANNFNQEIIVRTLAYIIGDGREKIDKSYILKKLNHEHFTEYWDKICTWYKETLNFLFDNSYIVSQSWMPYENMIIPLIIFRWELGRDFSQMNEKHSEFIQYWYWSSIFSQRYTGSSNEMIIKDANYLRKVAKGERILEKAYFNRLARLQINTKDDFYDYNRKASALYKGILNLVNFQSKGLVSWENNNKLNFNDNRLEDHHIFPKNYIKKRFKDDLEAQDKMSSAINRTLIPKISNILISDKAPSKYLKEIELKNSSLRESLNKHLIPLEIMEMDELFFEILDERATKLFDIIQNILVDKQAYILQNHYKEREHQKGYIEIFATYQNQEIQAHLDLETEKVIYKNEHYSPSGAASKVKEEVSGKATSTSGWHFWKYKDEEDEVKLIKELKE
- a CDS encoding cysteine peptidase family C39 domain-containing protein, coding for MKTIISILLDKLEVSYTPVYLQKLTEKCNQAQTLSDITLLLAYYKVESLAVQIGREELSEIPLPALVLASQKDENGKTHNDYSILEEVRENEVALINVKAEKEIIQIEDFEKSWTGYTLLLDKNENAAESNYLAHKKAEKKQSIFDSVKTIIQVLVGISFLFLIGKSFSETSTNNVKSIFEISFYVLHSVGFIISAILLSGEIFKENVIFKKACKALGKSSCADTNTTEKSKIESLKKWFTFSELGIYYFFGAFLFLVISKFQNDFLAFMLQSLFSVLGIFAVITSLYYQKFILKKWCSLCVSVMAVLFIESVLGGMYLFISQNDLAEITISPLLSPFAIAIFSFLLPVFVWNILKPILTKYNSYKNEMKNLHSFKYDFEVFKTLLYQSKRIDVSEVPTHFVEGNTASDENPVSLVVISRPTCPPCISAKKDLQKLRENFGSYFKMTTCHLTANQTSEDYKQISELLSKLPTSYSEVEKEHIISHHYAWINQQEISFTPAFILNGYLLPEKYTVSDLNYFMVHLANEMEEEIQINQEELVS